Within Metabacillus sp. KUDC1714, the genomic segment ATAACAGGAAGCATTCGATATAATAATGACTCCATTGTTGTCGTAGCGGATAGATAATAACTAGTAAAAAGGAGAACTGCAGCTCCGAACGACAAGAAGGAAGAAACCTTCAAATCCTTTTTTGGTTTTTGTCCTGCTTGAAATAAATCGATTAACTTATTTGTCCCAACAAGAATCGTTGTAAAGAGAGAGATGCACAGAAATAGCAACAAAAAAGCGACTATTGTTAAGATTAATGCTTGATAGGATAAATGAAAGGAAAGTGACTTAATATTTAGCATCACAGAACTGATCATTAAAAACAGTTTACCGATTATTAATCCTGAGCCGATTCCTACTATAACTGCCCCTATACCAATCAGCATGTTTTCTAAAAATACGAGCCAATTAAGTTGCCTTCTAGTCATTCCATGCATCATTAAAATTCCAAATTCACGTTTTCTCGTTTTTAAAAAGGTCCCCACGGAATAAAAGACAAAAAAGAAGGAAAAAAAGTACATTATTAATTCAGCTGCTGTCATCAATTGAACAGCAACAGAATTGGTAACCCCTTTTTGGATATCAGGATGAAAAATAAAGAGTGCATAGACAAAAAAGATCATAACAGAGAAAGCACTACTTAAAAAATAGGCAGCATATGTACGTTTATTTCGAATGACATTTCTATAAGCGAATTGTGGAAAGGTCATGACTATTTCCCCCTAACAAAGAAAGCATATCAATAATTTTTTGATAGAAGGTTTGTCTATTCTCACCACAATAAATTTCGTTATAAAGTTTTCCGTCTTTTATAAAAATTACTCGATTGCAATAACTCGCTGCCACTGGATCATGTGTAACCATTAAGGTTGTTGCACCTTCCTCTTTATTAAGGGAAGATAATGTATCCATTACATCTTTAGATGCTTTTGAATCCAAATTACCCGTTGGTTCATCTGCTAAGATAAGCGACGGTTCGTGAATAATAGCCCGTGCGATCGCCGTTCGTTGCATTTGCCCTCCGGAAATTTCATACGTTCGTTTTCCTAGAATTTGTTCGATCCCTAATTTCTTAGCTAAATAGGTAACCTTTTTATCCATCTCTTCAACCTGTTCACCATCTAATGTAAGTGGTAAAACAATATTTTCTTCAACTGTTAAAGTATCTAACAAATTATAATGCTGAAAAACAAAGCCAAGTTCATGCCTTCTAAATAAAGCTGTATCCTTACGATTCAGGTGATGCGGATTTTTACCATTGATTAAAATTTCACCAGATGTTGGCTGGTCAATCGTTGCAATTAAATTTAGTAAGGTCGTTTTACCACTCCCTGATGGACCCATAATCCCAACAAATTCTTCTTTTTCAATCGAGAAACTAATATTATCTAAAGCAGTCTGCGCAATTTTACCTTCATATATTTTCGTTAAATGGCGTACTTGTAATATCGACAACCCTTTCACTCCTTGTTAATTCTACCTCATATATTATCTAGAATGGAATGACTCTACCATGTCGTTATATTACAGTTAGCTTACAATATTGTAAGAAAAGCGAAAGCGCCTTGGTCAGCGGCGAGAAACAAGAGCACCCCGTATGAGATAAAGCGAGACTTTCATCAGTGGGTTATCTGATGGATAGCGAGACTTATCGGACAATTACGGGCAGTTATATCATTTACTGCCCGTTAATGTGCGGCAAAGGAAACACGAAGAGCGTTAGCGATTCGATGTTGACTTATCGTAAGGAGGGGTGTGAAGTTCAGTAGGCGCTAGGCGCTGGAGCTGGACAAGTCGAAAAGCGAAAGCGCCTTGGTCAGCGGTAAAATACTTACCATTAAAACTCTAAAAACTTATCATTCTAGAACACTATCCGCACAATCGTACCTGAATTCACATCTGATTCTATTTCTACTCGATGACCTAATTTATCACAAATTTGTTTTACAAGATAAAGTCCCATTCCTGTAGACTCTTGAAAATCTCGACCATTTTCTCCAGTAAAGTATGGATCGAATACACGTGGTAGGTCACTTTTTGGGATACCAACCCCTTGGTCGATCACCTCTAAAACAGTTTTATTTTCATTCCGACTACCTCGAAACACAATTTTCTTCCCTTTTTCTACTGTATACCTAACAGAATTGGTCATAAGTTGTGAAACAACAAAAGAGAGCCATTTTTCATCTGAAACAACTTTTATTGAAGGATCGATAGCAAGTTCAGGGTAGACTCTATTGCGAATAAATAGACGTTTTTGACTAGAAGTTAATTTCCGAACTAATTCTTTTAACTGAATGGTCTCCACATGAAAATCTCTTTCAAACATATCTAGTCTTGAACTAAACAAGACCATCTCTAGCCCCTTTTTTAGACGATCAAGCTCCTCATCAATCGATTCCAAAAGCTCATCCTCTAAATCTTGAATACTTAAATGAATAACAGAAATGGGTGTTTTCATTTGATGAACCCATTGATTAATAAATTGGATATGATGATCGAGTTTATGTTTGTATGTATATAGCTCTTGTTTATAATTTTGCATTTGTTGTTTTTGAAATCGATCCAAGCTTTCGGGTAATGGAGCTGATTGTAATTCGATATTTACATCACTAAGTGAAGAAGGCGGTGTTGATAGCCTTTTATAAAAAGACCGATTCGTTACATAACGAAGGAATAGGTATCCGATAAATATACATGTACTTAGAAAACAAGCGTATACCATTGTTGCCCAATGATCAAAACCATCTAGCAAAAAAAGAAGGAGAACAACCAAAAGTTGAATAAAATAAAAGAAGGTTAATGGTAGATGATCACGAATAAACAGTTTCATGATTCTATACTCCAATTCGCCTTCAATTGATACCCTTTTCCTCTAACAGTTTGCAATGCATCATTAATATGACACTGTGCCAGCTTCTTACGCACTCTTGTTATGTAAACATTTAACGTATTGTCATCGACAAAGGCTTGTTCATCCCATATTTTTTCTAGCAAACGGTCACGACTAACTACCCGATCTGCTTTCTTCATTAACTCTTCTAATATTCTTGCCTCAGTATGACTCAACTCGATCTTTTGTTGCCCAAGCCGTAATTCAAGCCTTTCTACGTCCAAAATCAAACCATTAACATTTACATTCCAGCCATTTTGATTTGTTGCATATGAACCATATGCTCTTCTTAAAAGGCTTTTTATTTTTGCAAGAACAATTTCATAATCAAATGGTTTTGTAATATAATCATCTGCCCCATTCTCCAACGCCATCACTTGATCCATTTTAGCGTCTCTAGCAGATACAAATAAAATTGGGCATGTCGATATTTTCCTTATTTGCCTACACCAGTAATACCCATCATATTTCGGTAAATTAACATCGAGTAAAACAAGATGTGGTTCAATCTGTTCAAATTGTGGTAAAACTGTATCAAAGTTTTTAACTGAGTAAGTTTCGTATTCATATTTAGTTAGAAAGTCTTCTAGCAGTGAAACTAGCTTTCCATCATCTTCCACTATAAAAATTTTGAACATGATGATATCTCCTCTACCTTTTGTTATTAGTATGTATTTATTTCCCCAGTGTAAGTATAACTTCAATAGGAAGATGATGGAATTATTTAATGTTAAGACTTTCGAAAAATGAAATAGAACACTACAGTAGATTAATATTGCAACGGAGATTAATTTCACTATATGCCAGTGAAGTTAACATCTATATCAAAAAAGAACCAGTATCTATTGAATACTGATTCTTGTTTTACGGGGAGTGAAATAGGGTGATGATCAAATTCAAACCTACATTTAGTATATACCGATTTTGAATAATTCATATCGTTTAAACTTTAAACATTGTTTTTTCAAAGCTTTAAAATATTCTTACTTAGAATGACGAGTATCTACTTTTTCCTGTTCTTCTGACATTAAATCTTTTGCTGAATTTTTAAATTCTCTTAATGTATTTCCAAATGCACGACCAATTTCAGGTAGCTTAGATGGCCCAAATATGATAAGAGCAAGAATTAAAAGTAAAATGAGACCGGGTACGCCAATATTTTGTAGCAAGTTGTTACCTCCAAAAATATGTTTTTTCTACTGGTAAACTTGAAAAATGCTATTTATTCTTCTAGTTGTTATCCTTTTATTTTTTCCTTTTCATTAATTAATGGTAGAGGATCGATGCTTTGATCATTCGCAGTTAAATCAATTCCATAATCCTTTGCGAATACCATATGCGTATCAACTAGCACGCCCTCTTTATTTTCATCTAAATTGAACACTCTTGCTCCGCGAAGTCTATTTCTTTCAGCACCAGATAGCCCGTAAGTACCAAATCCCGTATTACCCGCATATCCAAGCATGATTCCATAATAGTTACCACAATATGTGTTTATATGATCATGGCCACAGAAAACCCCTTTAACGTCACCTCTATCTAACATTGCTGAAAACAAGCCACTATTCACCGGACCAGGACATTCGTCTTCATTTCTTTCTCCGACAATATTATGCCTTTTCATTGCAAGATCATGGCTAGCAGATGTTCTGCTATCAACACTTCCATACCACATAAATCGATGTTCCCATAATGGAATATGAATAAACACAAGTGATGGTACTTTATAGCCGTATTGCTTTTCAATTCCTTTAGATTTCTCATAGTACCAATTTATTTGATTAAAACGAAGCCAGTCCCATGTAGGGTATCCCTTAAAATCTTGCCCAGCTATTTGCGATGGGGCATATCTGCCACTATCAAGAAGCCACAGGTTGAACGCAGCATTTTTGCCTTTTGACTGTCTAATGAGGAGGTTCATATTTCCAGTTCCAGTAATGCCTTTTTCACCAGGTTCGTTCATATTATATTTGTAACTCATGTAAAATTTCAGCATATCCTCTTCATACATACCACTTTTTGATGAAGAATCTTCATCATGATTTCCAAACGTAACTGCCCATTTAATTTTTCTTTCTTCCATTGGCTGAGCCACATTGTTAAGAGCTTGTTTCATCTCTAATTCCGTATCACAGCCCCCTGTTATACAATCGCCATTAATTACAACAAAATCCGGCTTCTCTGAATCAAGAACTTTCTCCATTAGCTCAATTGTTCTTCGATCAATTCGTTCGTCATCTTGAGTATCATTGAATTGGACGACTTTAAACTTTCCATTCGAATTAAATTGAAGTTTCGTATGCTCTTGGCCCTTTGCCTGTACAGTATTGGTCAGTAAATCACCTGGTAATCCTGTTGTCGCAAGTGTTAAGGCAAGTGTACTCATTCCGCCAATTTTCAAAAAGCTCCTTCTGTCTAACCCTTTGGTATGATCCATGTTACTCATTCCTACCTACCTCCATTTTCTTAATTAATCGGACCCAGTAATCGAAAAATGAAAAAATTTAAGAATTCTTTTTCACACGCCCAACCAAGACCAGCTAAAAATACTTAATAAAATAAACTGTCTCTTAGCGTGCTCTTCTTCTACATAGTAGGATAAAAATATTAATAGATTATTAATCATGCTAGAAAGGTAAGTTAAAAAAACACAGAAAAGACAAAAAACAAAAAAAACACAGAAAGCGACATTCATCCCCTTTCTAATAGAAAACTCTCAAGTTTTTCTAGTAGAAAAGATAGATAAAATAGATGTTTATTTGTTTTGCTTCAACTGTCATTTTTGTTTAATTTACAAAAGTTAATATATTCGTAGTCTTTTTTTTATATTCAGTTTTTATAATGGATTAAAACAAAACAAATCAAAAAATCATAAAATGCTCTGGAGGAATAATGAATACATCGTATATGACTGAAAGACAAAAAATAATAATAAGAGAACTCGAGATAAAAAATAAAATTAGTGTCGTAGACTTAGCATTAAAGTTAAACGTAACACCTGAAACGATACGAAAGGATTTAAGCACACTTGAAGCGAAAAGGAAATTACGGAGAATTCATGGTGGTGCAATCCAATACTTTGGATTAATTAAGGAACCTCATTTCAATAAAAAAGTCGGAATTTCTCACAATCAAAAAAAATTGATTGGTGAAGCTGCCGCAACGTTCATTATGGATGGAGAAACCGTCGTACTAGATGTAGGGTCAACAACCTTACATATTGCTAGTTCAATTAAGAATGTTCAAAATGCCACGATAGTGACCAACTCTTTAGCTGCCGCGGAAATTTTAAATAATCGCTTAGAAAACCGCTTATTTGATGGAAAGGTCATTGTCCTTGGGGGCACAACCAATCCACTGCAACGTTCAATTAGTGGCTCGTTAACAAATATGTTGTTAGAGAATTTTTATTTTGATAAAGCCTTTATATCATGTGGAGGAGTAAACAAAGATGGAATCTGCGATTTCAATATTGATGAAGCTGCTGCATCTTCAATCATGATTAAAAAAGCAAGCCAAGTTTTTGTTGTAGCCGATTCCTCAAAAATGAATCAGAGAGCACTTTTTCAAATCGGTTCATTTTCATCTATCGATTATGTCATAACTGATTCAGAAATGCCCAACGATTGGTCGAAAGATGCAATGGTTAGGGGGCTGAATTGGGTAAATGTAGGTGATTCGCAATGAAAATAGATTACCATGTTCATCTTGAGGAAGGCCCCTATTCATTTCGATGGTTAGAGAAAACATATCATAATCTATTAACTGGACAACCAATATCAGAATTAAAACATTCGAAACAATGGCTTAGCGAATCCTTGCTTTTGTTATCAGAAAGAATGGCAAAAGGTGCATATGATCCAAGTTGGCTCGACCTCTATCTAGAGAATGCGAAAAAGAAAGGATTAAAAGAGGTAGGAATTGTCGATCACCTATATCGCTTTACAGAAAGCAGGAACTACTTCAAAAAACATATCTTGCTTGACGACAGTCGCCTAGGGTCTTTACAAAAGCAATGGCTCGATCTCGTAATGACAGAAAGTATGGGTGATTTTGTAAAAGCAATAACAGCTAGTAAAGAAAAATGGGAAAAGCAAGGCATCAAATTAAAAATAGGACTGGAAGCTGATTATTTTGAAGCTGGAGAGGATGAATTAACAGAAATACTTGGTAAACATGAATGGGATTTTATCCATGGGTCCGTTCATTTTGTTCGCGGATGGGGATTTGATAATCCTCAAACGAAGGATGAATTTAAAAAATATGATTTATATGAGTTATACAAGGAATTCTTTCAAACTATAGAAAATGCCACAAGGAGCGGCTTGTTTGATTTTATCTCCCATTTGGATAATTTAAAGGTTTTCGGATATCGTCCAAATGAATCTGAACTAATACCTCTATATAAAAAGGTCGTAAAGGCTTTGAAGCAAATGAATGTAGCTACAGAGATTAATGCTGGTTTATATTACAGGTTCCCAGTAAAGGAAATATGTCCAAATGAAACATTTTTAGATTTGCTGATTGAGGAAAACATTCCCTTGCTCATTTCTTCTGATGCTCATTTCCCTGAAGATATCGGTGCTTTCGTACACGAAAATATTGAGATGCTGCAGCAAAAGGGAGTCAAGGAAATTGCTACTTTTGAAAAGAGAAATCGAGTAATGAAGCCTTTGTCATTGTAAAAGCATTCTGGATTGAAGGAACCTAGACCCCTTGTGTCCCTTCAATCCTTTTATATTTTATCCACCATTTCAAAGACTCTGTATTAGTTAATTAAGGACTCACCGTATTCGGTAAGTCCTTTAGAAAGTATCGATTATATTGATTTTTGTTTTAATGGAACGGCATGTGTAGATTTTTCTCTTCCCCATACGACCGATAAAGCTAGACCCAATAATCCGATTGCTCCAGCAAGATAAAATACAGTAGCAAAATTGATATTCTGACTAACCGCCCCTGCTGCAAACGGCCCAACAAAAATCCCAATTGCATAGATGGCTTGAAACAATCCCATAGCTGTAGCTCGTTTGTTTAAAGGGATCGTTTGAATTGCCATCCCCATTAGGAGAGGGATCGTCATTCCTTGAGCATAGCCATTTAACATTTGTGTTACATATAATATCTCAAGATTCGTAATAAATGGGATGACAGCTGAAAATAGAAATGTCCCTAAAAATCCTACTAGTAAAATAGACCATTTATTAAAGCGATTTAATAAATATCTCCCTGTAATTATAGGCGCAACAGCATGTGGGATCATAAAGCTAAAAACAAGTACGATTAAACTGTCCTTTGTCGCCCCAATATTTAAAGCATATGTAGGTGTGAACCCAAACATTGTTATAAATAACACTCCATTAGCTAATGCAGATAATAAAGCGACCTTTATGACTAAAGGCTCCTTTATCACATCACGTAATTCTTTGAATTCAATTTTTTGATTGCTTGTTTGATTCCCCACTTCTCTTACCCAAAACGACATAACAATACCGATACAACCTAAAATACCGCCTAACCAAAAGGGTGTCTTCCATCCCCATTCACTTACAAGATACCCGCTCAACCCCATACTTATTAACTGGGAAGCCACTGTAACAAACTGAATATTCCCCATTGCTTTCGTCGTTTCTTCAGCTCTAAAGTAGCTTGCATATAAAACTGTAAAAGCAACCCACATTGAAGCAGTAACTCCAGATATCACTCGAGAAGCAAATGCAAAGCTTAAGCTCTCAGTCAACGCAAACCCAAAACAGCTAATCACACCGGTAACAAGCCCTACAATGATAAAAGGCTTACGAATTTGCATTTTATCAGAGATGATTCCAAGCGGAAACCTTAATAAAATCTGCATAATTCCATAGCTACCTGCAATAAATCCAATTAAAGTATAGGCTCCGCCAAGATAATCTAGATATTCAACAAAAATAGGAACATAAATATATAACGAAAACCAATAGATAAACGTAATAACGACGAAAAAAAGATGATAGTATAATGAGATTTTTTGAGTAGAATGGTTAGTGTTCAAGTTTTGTCCTCCTGTTCTAAAAAACATGACTAGTATTTACTTCTATAATATTAAGCCTTTTTCCTCTTATTGCTCATTAACACAAAACGGACTCACCGTATTGGTAAGTCCGTATTCTTTATCATTATGACTAAAGAAAAATAGAAATGTATCTACTTAGGTTGGTCTTATTAGAAATTGGTAATTCACCAGAAAATCATGAAGCTTGTGAACCGATTTTGGATATTTATCTTCGATTTCGGGAATTTATCTTCGATTTTTCGCTTTTATCGACTATTAGACAAAAATCGACAAAAAAACTCATTTCTACACCGTATGATCAAAAGAATACAGAGGGATACTACAAATTGAACTGTATTTACGAGAGGTGGATATAATGTTAAGTCCCGAAAAAATAGCAATAATAAAATCAACAGTCCCTGTATTAGAAAAGCATGGAGTAGAGATTACAACACGTTTTTACCAATTACTTTTCGAAAGTCATCCAGAGCTTCTTAATGTTTTTAATCAAGCAAATCAAAAAAGGGGCAGACAACAAACAGCTTTAGCAAACGCTGTTTATGCAGCTGCTTCGCATATTGAAAATCTTGGAGAAATACTAGATGAGGTGAAATTAATTGCTCACAAGCATAGAAGCTTAGGCATCAAACCGGAACAATATCCGATCGTCGGTGAGAATTTATTAAAGGCAATCAAAGATGTTTTAGGAGATGCAGCTACAGATGAGATCATTGATGCCTGGAGTGATGCGTATAACATGATTGCCGATGCATTTATTGGAATTGAAGCAGATCTTTACCAACAAGCAAGCGAACAACCAGGTGGGTGGAAAGATTTCCGGAAATTTGTCGTTGATCGAAAAGTCGAAGAAAGTAGTGTCATTACATCCTTTTATTTAAAACCTAAAGATCAAAAGGAAATTGCTCAGTTTATACCAGGACAATACATAAGCGTGAAGGTTGAAGTGCCTGATGAAAAATATACCCAAATCCGTGAATACAGCCTATCTGATTCCCCAGGGAAAAATTATTATCGTATTAGCGTAAAGAGTGAAGATGAAATGAATAATAGTCCCGAAGGTGTTGTATCTAATTATTTACATAGCAAAATACAAGAAGGAGATACGATTGAAATTAGTGCACCAGCTGGGGTTTTCACTCTAGATACGAATACGAACCAACCAGTTGTGCTTATTAGTGGTGGTGTTGGTGTAACTCCATTAATGAGTATGTTAAATTCATTAGTTGACTCTCAATCGAGGAAAGATATTTATTTCATCCATTCTGCAATTAATAGTGAATACCACGCTTTTAAAGACCATGTAGAAAAGCTTTCATCCGAACATGACAATATCAAGTCTTTTGTATGCTATGAAAAGCCGACAGAAGACGATCAAAAAAATAAGAATTATGATAAAGAAGGATATCTTGATTTAAATTGGCTACATTCCATTCTTCCTTCAAATGAAGCAAGTTTTTATTTTTGTGGACCCATCCCATTTATGAAAGCAGTCTATGGAGCTTTAAAGCAATGGCAAGTATCAGAAGAGCATATTCATTATGAATTCTTTGGTCCTGCTGGAACATTAGAGGGAGATGGCGACTTTGAACCTGCACTTGATGATTAGAATCGTAAACTTAATCAAATATAAAAGGTGGACATCCAATACCGTTGTCCACCTTTTATCTATCCTTTATCACTTCAATATTTTATTCATTAAAAAATTCATCTGACTTAATAAGTGTTCTTTAATAGAAACATTTAGTTCCATTTCGTTAAGTGTTTCTTCCATCGTATCCAACCATATTTTAGCCCGTTCAGGAGATGTTTGAAATGGGTGTCTTTCAGTTACTTTTGATATATTAATAGCTTGATCTTTAGAAGAATCTGTATTAACCAGGCGAGCTATAAAGACTCTTTGTCTACTTTTAAGTAGATTAATGTCTACACCTCTCTCTGCAAACATTGAACTGAAGTAGGCATCTTTAGTAAGTTTGCTGTAAAATCGTTCTACCACCTCATCAATTTGCCCCTGTTCTAAAATATTAGACATAGCGCATTCCCCTTTTTATTAATAAAATTCTTTGCCTTCATTATAGTGGAAATAGTTAAGGAGATAAGTGAGATAGCTCACAATTATTGAACGATTAATTTATTTTTAAAGTGTTATATAGCGCATATCCTTACCATAACGAAAATAGGATGGTTTCAAGACCAAAAATAAAAATCACAATTTAAATACTTAAATATACGCGAAAGAAATGGAGGTTTCTTAAAAATGGCGAGCCAAACAGGGGCTATTGTCCAACATGCATTAGATGCTTTACTTGAAGATAAATCCTTTTTACCTAATTTACCTGATCGCGCTAGAGAACAAGCATTTACATCATTGGCAGCAATTCTTTCAACTCCAAATCATGTACATAAATCCTTTTTAAGAATCCCATTAGAAAAAGGGAAAATTGTACGCATCCCTGCCTTTCGTGTTCAACATAATGACACACTTGGGCCTTATAAAGGAGGGATTCGCTTTCACGAATCGGTGAATGAAGATGAAGTTGTAAATCTCGCTGCTTTAATGACGTTGAAAAATGCGCTTCATGAAGTTCCTTTTGGCGGAGGAAAAGGAGGCGTTGTCATTAATCCAAGAGATTTCACTGAAAGGGAACTGCATTTAATATGTGAAAAATATGTTCGATACTTTAGTGATATTCTAGGGCCTGACAAGGATATCCCCGCACCCGATGTTGGTACAGGGGATCGTGAAATGGACTGGATGATGGCAGAATATAAAAGCATCCGACCTGGTAAACCGTATAGAGGTAGTTTCACAGGGAAGAGTGTTGTTAATGGCGGTTCATTAGGACGAAGAGAAGCTACAGGTAAAGGTGTTTATTTTACCTTTCGTTTCATGCTCTACGATTTCTTGAAAGATCATAGCAAGTGGCTTACTGAAACTAATAATAGCTTTGCCAAAACAGCATTAGCTCTCGCTGATCGCTCACTAAAAGTAGCAGTTCAAGGGTTTGGAAATGTAGGGTCCATAACGGCTCTTGAGGCTTACCACTGTACACATTTAAAAAATAAAGTGGTTGCTGTAAGTGACCGTAATGTTACCTTATACAACTCAGATGGATTAAATATCCCAGCATTAGTTGAGTTTACAACGAAGAATGGAGGAGACCTCCCTACTACAGAAGAACAGCTGTCTCAGAATAAAATTAAAGCTGAGATTAAAACCCGAGATGAAGTTCTTTATCTTGATATTGATGTATTGATCTTGGCTGCATTGGAGGATCAAATTCACCAAAGTAATATGGAGCAGGTGAAAGCAAAAATGATTGTAGAAGGAGCAAATGCACCAGTTACCGGTGAAGCAGATAAGTACCTGAGTGACAAAGGTGTCATTATTGTCCCTGATATTCTTGCAAACGCAGGAGGGGTCATCGTTTCGTATTTTGAATGGCTCCAAGGCCGTGAAACTCAATTTTACAGTGAAGAAGAAGTGTTTAAGCTGCTTTTTGACAAGATGGAAGTAACAATGGATACAATTCTCCCCCAGTTTTTTGGTGATCCATTTTCTTTGCGTCAAAACTGCTATATTCATGCTGTTATGAAGTTATGCACGATTTTGTATCGTCAGGGTAAATTGTATTAAGATTTATAATGGGGGAGAGGAAATCTCTATTCCCCCATTGTTAACCTTAATTAAGTAGG encodes:
- a CDS encoding globin domain-containing protein, whose translation is MSNILEQGQIDEVVERFYSKLTKDAYFSSMFAERGVDINLLKSRQRVFIARLVNTDSSKDQAINISKVTERHPFQTSPERAKIWLDTMEETLNEMELNVSIKEHLLSQMNFLMNKILK
- a CDS encoding Glu/Leu/Phe/Val family dehydrogenase, producing MASQTGAIVQHALDALLEDKSFLPNLPDRAREQAFTSLAAILSTPNHVHKSFLRIPLEKGKIVRIPAFRVQHNDTLGPYKGGIRFHESVNEDEVVNLAALMTLKNALHEVPFGGGKGGVVINPRDFTERELHLICEKYVRYFSDILGPDKDIPAPDVGTGDREMDWMMAEYKSIRPGKPYRGSFTGKSVVNGGSLGRREATGKGVYFTFRFMLYDFLKDHSKWLTETNNSFAKTALALADRSLKVAVQGFGNVGSITALEAYHCTHLKNKVVAVSDRNVTLYNSDGLNIPALVEFTTKNGGDLPTTEEQLSQNKIKAEIKTRDEVLYLDIDVLILAALEDQIHQSNMEQVKAKMIVEGANAPVTGEADKYLSDKGVIIVPDILANAGGVIVSYFEWLQGRETQFYSEEEVFKLLFDKMEVTMDTILPQFFGDPFSLRQNCYIHAVMKLCTILYRQGKLY